A window of the Dictyostelium discoideum AX4 chromosome 4 chromosome, whole genome shotgun sequence genome harbors these coding sequences:
- the ecmC gene encoding cellulose-binding domain-containing protein produces MKLLYSLVALLGVSSVAFGDTSCNQLLSSLADPSKCVQVSISGVHYQSLAQEGYKGNLVFASGEFVLRESLYNLQTYETTCSSRGLVQPFAADYQFRVDDFSIRLSDGNLRLKQTNTQLTCNGNVGFFNLNNFYYTVALKSYDTCPKLNYGEPCNTPTVTPTVTPTPTVAPTTPPVGTPKINYKLDTDSNWVANGVTYYQYKVTLTNNESSPIKSIEIHSDNWNPTEFWNIVRSQKTGNLSFPPFVVNLQAGDSFSFGFVSATLNPSFSTVKIVKA; encoded by the exons atgaaattattatattcattaGTTGCATTATTAGGTGTTTCATCAGTTGCATTTGGTGATACCAGTTGTAATCAATTACTTTCATCATTAGCTGATCCATCAAAATGTGTTCAAGTTTCAATCTCTGGTGTTCATTATCAATCATTGGCTCAAGAAGGTTATAAAGGTAATTTAGTTTTTGCATCTGGTGAATTTGTATTAAGGGAATCATTATACAATTTACAAACCTATGAAACAACATGTAGTTCTCGTGGATTAGTTCAACCATTTGCAGCTGATTATCAATTCCGTGTTGATGATTTTAGTATTAGATTAAGTGATGGTAATCTTAGATTAAAACAAACTAATACTCAACTTACTTGTAATGGTAATGTTGGTTTcttcaatttaaataactTTTATTATACAGTTGCa ttAAAATCATATGATACATGTCCAAAACTTAATTATGGTGAACCTTGTAATACACCAACAGTTACTCCAACAGttacaccaacaccaacagttgctccaacaacaccaccagTTGGAACaccaaaaatcaattataaattagATACTGATAGTAATTGGGTAGCCAATGGTGTAAcatattatcaatataaaGTCACATTAACCAATAATGAAAGttcaccaattaaatcaattgaaattcatTCTGATAATTGGAATCCAACTGAATTTTGGAATATTGTAAGAAGTCAAAAAACTGGTAATTTAAGTTTCCCACCATTTGTTGTTAATCTTCAAGCTGGCGATTCTTTCTCATTTGGTTTTGTATCTGCAACTTTAAATCCATCATTTTCAACTGTTAAAATTGTTAAAgcttaa
- the lin9 gene encoding RmlC-like cupin family protein codes for MRKSTPKKRGNQQNIGEVEIGDGINNNNSLGEDSTIHPQLGPEWDIKEITDLYNIIIKNEKPEWRSILKKFPNRTEEMLEYIYKLSCTTKFILDSPEHFFSFIQGVYATFKMDQLTKQSQPQMQYHYQPPPPHQITQPTTQNKPPHHLQLLQLQQLKQKREQQQQQQQQQQQNNQQQTPNQPIYPQQQIQQQVQQHFPTIKTSAIGGNGLSPSKTSSKGRIIYENNTDFNNSSNLIIDHSHHGTQQQQQQQQQQQQYHHHQAPLSQQQQQQQQQQQQQQQQQQQQQQQQQQQQQQQQQQQQQQQHSISKPKSSRRLFPDSPNKPNTTTTNTINSSPTTVNEILPPSTRKRSASLNSGNNINNNIYTPTSTSGNNKEPISPLSDGSPSSLPAKLRGKQRQGKIPVPMVEGFPSSPNRLSNQINTVIDNNLNNLNGNILVNNNNNNNNNNNNNNNNNNNNNNSINNNNNSNNNSNSSNSNNSVGNNSTDGNINYTQQQQQQQQQQQQNHPTLNENDKNDILLPSKEVQSVIQKKLVNFLSKQKQTKSNSKNKTTSSSSSSSSSSNENKLSNPGKWAYYEWFYSDLDTPFYFYNEFQLLIHQFPISKKLTKTEWNSIRSKMRKPRRLSKQFYDEARSKLYHTRETVRYSMLNNDHLKFLQIEPDSRVLYLYENSLENGKVISYNKISKTYSILSDTNNQLIDVPDSEVMSADKDIRVFIEQTHLQSKEKSSTTTTATTTTNTTTQSGGKRKFDELNLPTTSTNSCKNNINVQSANNNNNNNNNNNNNNNNNNNNSSTILTDPDQVVTLVVGLLEVLERKQNLLLKINEMNEQAKTMVFKGFPIEFQKQYSELLLGIEYHNSVLQTLLEIFRKNNYTKRNNIAEEYQPNDKKQLISSLIDLYKENADEYISDLEKQLDKNDNDQSDENQALRELIIGCIGFIFQIKNQCVNIEFSSEDLDFLFETCLNQIKPKSDSTENLVLFNEIERDVETIKKRIVNCKSE; via the exons taattataaaaaatgaaaaacctGAATGGAgatcaattttaaagaaatttccAAATAGAACAGAAGAAATGTTAGAATATATATACAAACTAAGTTGTACCACTAAATTCATTTTAGATTCACCCGAACATTTCTTTTCCTTTATTCAAGGTGTTTATGCAACTTTTAAAa tGGATCAATTAACTAAACAATCGCAACCACAAATGCAATATCATTACCAACCACCTCCACCACATCAAATTACTCAACCAACAACTCAAAATAAGCCACCTCATCATTTACAATTActtcaattacaacaactaaaacaaaaaagagaacaacagcaacaacagcaacaacaacaacagcaaaaTAACCAACAGCAAACACCAAATCAACCAATATAtcctcaacaacaaattcaacaacaagttCAACAACATTTTCCAACAATAAAAACTTCTGCAATAGGTGGTAATGGTCTTTCACCATCTAAAACATCATCAAAAGGTAGAATcatttatgaaaataatactgactttaataatagtagtaatttaattattgatcaCTCACATCATGgtacacaacaacaacaacaacaacaacaacaacaacagcagtatcatcatcatcaagcACCActatcacaacaacaacaacaacaacaacaacaacaacaacaacaacaacaacaacaacaacaacaacaacaacaacaacaacaacaacaacaacaacaacaacaacaacaacaacaacaacaacatagtatttcaaaaccaaaatcCAGTAGAAGATTATTTCCTGATTCaccaaataaaccaaatacAACCACTACCAATACTATAAATTCTTCACCGACCACAGTGAATGAAATTTTACCACCAAGCACTAGAAAAAGATCAGCCTCACTCAATAGTGGCAAcaatataaacaataatatatatacacCTACTAGCACTAGTGGAAACAATAAAGA accAATTTCACCATTAAGTGATGGATCACCAAGTAGTTTGCCAGCCAAACTACGTGGAAAACAGAGACAAGGTAAAATACCAGTTCCAATGGTTGAAGGCTTTCCTTCATCTCCAAACAGATTATCCAATCAAATTAATACAGTaatagataataatttaaataatttaaatggaaATATcttagttaataataataataataataataataataataataataataataataataataataataataataatagtattaataataataataatagtaataataatagtaatagtagtaatagtaacaatagtGTAGGTAATAATTCAACTGATggaaatataaattatactcaacaacagcaacagcaacagcaacagcaacagcaaaaCCATCCtactttaaatgaaaatgataaaaatgatatattACTACCATCAAAAGAAGTTCAAAGTGTgattcaaaagaaattagttaattttttatcaaaacaaaaacaaacaaaatcaaactcaaaaaataaaacaacttcatcatcatcttcttcatcatcttcttcaaatgaaaataaactaTCGAATCCAGGGAAATGGGCATATTATGAATGGTTTTATAGTGATTTAGATAccccattttatttttataacgaatttcaattattaattcaccaatttccaatttcaaagaaattaacTAAAACTGAATGGAATTCAATTAGGTCAAAAATGAGAAAACCAAGAAGATTatcaaaacaattttatgATGAAGCTCGTAGTAAATTATATCATACAAGAGAAACCGTTCGTTATTCAATGTTAAATAATGATCACTTAAAATTCCTTCAAATTGAACCTGATTCAAGGGTTTTAT atctCTATGAAAATTCATTAGAGAATGGAAAAGTAATTTCATATAATAAGATTTCAAAAACatattcaatattatcagaTACCAATAACCAATTGATTGATGTACCAGATTCTGAAGTTATGTCTGCTGATAAAGATATTCGTGTTTTCATTGAACAAACGCATTTacaatcaaaagaaaaatcttcaacaacaacaacagctactactactacaaatacaacaacccAATCAGggggaaaaagaaaatttgaTGAACTTAATTTACCAACTACTTCAACAAACtcatgtaaaaataatataaatgtaCAAtcagcaaataataataataataataataataataataataataataataataataataataataatagtagtacaATTTTAACGGATCCTGATCAAGTTGTAACATTAGTAGTTGGATTATTAGAAGTTTTAGaaagaaaacaaaatttacttttaaaaattaatgaaatgaaTGAACAAGCAAAAACAATGGTATTTAAAGGTTTTCCAATtgaatttcaaaaacaatattCCGAATTACTTTTGGGTATAGAGTATCATAATAGTGTTTTACAAACTTTATTAGAGATATTTAGAAAGAATAATTACACAAAAAGAAAT AATATAGCTGAAGAATATCAACCGaatgataaaaaacaattaatttcaagTTTAATCGATTTATATAAAGAGAATGCAGACGAATATATATCAGATTTAGAGAAGCAATTggataaaaatgataatgaccAATCAGATGAAAATCAAGCTTTGAGagaattaattattggttGTATAGGATTTAtctttcaaattaaaaaccaATGTGTAAATATAGAATTTTCAAGTGAGGATTTAGACTTCCTTTTTGAAACTTGTTTGAATcaaattaaaccaaaatcaGATTCCACTGAAAATTTGGt attatttaatgaaattgaaagagATGttgaaacaattaaaaagagaattgttaattgtaaatctgaataa